The following coding sequences lie in one Streptomyces albofaciens JCM 4342 genomic window:
- a CDS encoding dihydrofolate reductase family protein yields MDQLLRVMNFNVSRDGIGAGEHQSLETPFGLPRPERLFSWAGATASWPMRTEPGGSRGLDDYFTRDFARNIGAEIMGRNKFGPQRGPWRDHEWRGWWGDEPPFHTPVFVMTHHERPSFTLSDTTFHFVGGEPATVLERAREAARGKDVRLGGGVTTVRRFLDADLVDTLHVAVAPVELGSGIRLWESPDELLDRFHLEVVPSASGVVHHLFWRR; encoded by the coding sequence ATGGACCAGCTGCTGCGAGTGATGAACTTCAACGTCTCACGTGACGGGATCGGCGCCGGGGAGCACCAGAGCCTGGAGACCCCGTTCGGCCTCCCCCGTCCCGAGAGGCTGTTCTCCTGGGCCGGTGCCACGGCCAGCTGGCCGATGCGCACCGAACCGGGCGGGAGCCGCGGCCTCGACGACTACTTCACGCGGGACTTCGCGCGCAACATCGGCGCCGAGATCATGGGCCGCAACAAGTTCGGCCCGCAGCGCGGGCCCTGGCGCGACCACGAGTGGCGCGGCTGGTGGGGCGACGAGCCCCCGTTCCACACCCCGGTGTTCGTCATGACCCATCACGAACGCCCTTCGTTCACGCTCTCCGACACCACTTTCCACTTCGTCGGCGGCGAACCGGCCACGGTGCTCGAACGGGCGCGGGAGGCGGCGCGGGGCAAGGACGTCCGGCTCGGCGGCGGGGTCACCACCGTCCGGCGGTTCCTGGACGCGGACTTGGTCGACACCCTGCACGTGGCGGTCGCGCCGGTGGAACTCGGTTCCGGTATCCGCCTCTGGGAGTCGCCCGACGAACTGCTCGACCGGTTCCACCTGGAGGTCGTGCCCAGCGCGAGCGGCGTCGTGCACCACCTGTTCTGGCGGAGGTGA
- the mmsB gene encoding multiple monosaccharide ABC transporter permease, which yields MTTAVQPSADHPAGPPSGTGPGPSAGAVLLAALRGNLRQYGMIIALAAIVVLFQIWTGNALLLPNNVSNIVQQNSYILILAMGMMIVIVAGHIDLSVGSLAAFTGAVAAVLMVQQHLHWLPALLLCLLIGAAAGAWQGFWIAYVGIPSFIVTLAGMLLFRGATQIVLAGQSLSPFPGPFQDLAQGFLPEAGPYTRYHNPTLLIGLLVVAGLLLRERRDRRRRAAHSLEVLPRSLWLAKCAAITAAVAVFTLTLASYHGVPVVLLIMCALLLGLGFVMRDAVVGRHVYALGGNRAAARLSGVRDGRVTFLVFVTMGVLAALAGCVYAARLNAGTPQAGINFELEAIAAAFIGGASMSGGVGTVFGAVTGALVLGVLNNGMSLVGIGTDHQQVIKGLVLLAAVGFDVWNKRRTGT from the coding sequence ATGACCACCGCAGTCCAACCGTCCGCCGACCACCCGGCGGGCCCGCCGTCCGGTACCGGTCCCGGCCCGTCGGCCGGCGCCGTGCTGCTGGCCGCGCTGCGCGGCAACCTGCGCCAGTACGGCATGATCATCGCGTTGGCGGCCATCGTCGTCCTCTTCCAGATCTGGACCGGCAACGCCCTGCTGCTGCCCAACAACGTCTCCAACATCGTCCAGCAGAACAGCTACATCCTCATCCTCGCCATGGGCATGATGATCGTGATCGTGGCCGGGCACATCGACCTGTCCGTCGGCTCGCTGGCCGCGTTCACCGGCGCCGTGGCGGCCGTCCTGATGGTCCAGCAGCACCTGCACTGGCTGCCCGCGCTGCTGCTGTGCCTGCTCATCGGCGCGGCGGCCGGGGCCTGGCAGGGGTTCTGGATCGCGTACGTCGGGATACCGTCCTTCATCGTCACCCTGGCCGGGATGCTGCTGTTCCGCGGCGCGACCCAGATCGTCCTGGCGGGGCAGTCGCTGTCCCCCTTCCCCGGCCCCTTCCAGGACCTGGCCCAGGGCTTCCTCCCGGAGGCCGGACCGTACACCCGCTACCACAACCCGACCCTGCTGATCGGTCTGCTGGTGGTGGCCGGGCTCCTGCTGCGCGAGCGGCGCGACCGGCGGCGGCGGGCCGCGCACAGCCTCGAAGTGCTGCCGCGCTCCCTGTGGCTGGCCAAGTGCGCCGCCATCACCGCGGCCGTGGCGGTGTTCACGCTCACCCTGGCCAGCTACCACGGCGTCCCGGTCGTACTGCTGATCATGTGCGCGCTGCTGCTCGGACTGGGCTTCGTGATGCGCGACGCGGTCGTCGGCCGCCATGTGTACGCGCTGGGCGGCAACCGGGCGGCGGCCCGCCTGTCCGGGGTACGGGACGGGCGGGTCACCTTCCTGGTCTTCGTCACGATGGGCGTCCTCGCCGCGCTCGCCGGCTGCGTCTACGCGGCCCGCCTCAACGCGGGCACCCCGCAGGCCGGCATCAACTTCGAACTGGAGGCGATCGCGGCCGCGTTCATCGGCGGCGCCTCCATGAGCGGCGGCGTCGGCACCGTGTTCGGCGCCGTGACCGGCGCGCTGGTGCTCGGCGTCCTGAACAACGGCATGTCCCTGGTCGGCATCGGCACCGACCACCAGCAGGTCATCAAGGGCCTGGTCCTGCTGGCCGCGGTCGGCTTCGACGTGTGGAACAAGCGGCGGACCGGTACGTAG
- a CDS encoding sugar ABC transporter ATP-binding protein — MRGITKTFGGVTALDGVRLSVRAGEIHAVCGENGAGKSTLMKVLSGVYPHGSYAGEIRFGGERCAFRDVRAGERRGIVIVHQELALVPCLSVAENIFLGNERARRGVIGRYETLRQASALLARVGLAEDPRTRVDGLGVGKQQLVEIAKALAKDVRLLILDEPTAALNDADSDHLLDLVCRLRDQGVACVLISHKLGEIRRVADAVTVLRDGRTVETFTVRDRPGAAPSVPEERIIRAMVGRDLDHRFPPRTRCAGPDAGAPALAVERWTVHHPVDHRRKVVDGASLHVRRGEIVGLAGLVGAGRTELAMSVFGRSYGRYAGGTVRLGGRPAVLRSVPQAVAHGLAYVTEDRKTYGLNLLDSVHRNLSLAALSALARRGVVDRHAERRAAEELRASLGIRSRTVFEPVGQLSGGNQQKVVLGKWLLAEPEVLILDEPTRGVDVGAKYEIHTVIGQLAARGKAVLLISSELPELLGLCDRLYTMAAGRVTGELPRARASQEALMRLMTAEPPRPAGPPAPRPCPTDEN, encoded by the coding sequence ATGCGCGGCATCACCAAGACGTTCGGCGGTGTCACCGCGCTGGACGGCGTACGGCTGTCGGTGCGCGCCGGGGAGATCCACGCCGTCTGCGGGGAGAACGGCGCGGGCAAGTCGACCCTGATGAAGGTGCTCAGCGGGGTGTATCCGCACGGCAGTTACGCCGGTGAGATCCGCTTCGGCGGTGAGCGCTGCGCGTTCCGGGACGTGCGGGCCGGCGAGCGCCGCGGCATCGTCATCGTGCACCAGGAACTGGCGCTGGTGCCGTGCCTGTCGGTGGCGGAGAACATCTTCCTCGGCAACGAGCGGGCCCGGCGCGGCGTCATCGGGCGGTACGAGACGCTGCGGCAGGCGTCCGCGCTGCTGGCGCGGGTGGGCCTGGCCGAGGACCCGCGCACCCGCGTCGACGGTCTCGGCGTCGGCAAACAGCAGTTGGTGGAGATCGCCAAGGCGCTGGCCAAGGACGTCCGGCTGCTGATCCTCGACGAGCCGACCGCCGCGCTCAACGACGCGGACAGCGACCACCTGCTCGACCTGGTGTGCCGGCTGCGCGACCAGGGCGTGGCCTGTGTGCTGATCTCGCACAAGCTGGGCGAGATCCGGCGGGTCGCGGACGCGGTGACCGTGCTGCGCGACGGGCGCACCGTCGAGACGTTCACCGTACGAGACCGGCCCGGCGCCGCGCCGTCCGTCCCCGAGGAGCGCATCATCCGCGCCATGGTCGGCCGCGACCTGGACCACCGCTTCCCGCCACGGACACGCTGTGCGGGCCCGGACGCGGGCGCACCGGCGCTCGCCGTCGAGCGGTGGACCGTCCACCACCCCGTCGACCACCGGCGCAAGGTGGTGGACGGGGCGTCCCTGCACGTCCGCCGCGGTGAGATCGTCGGCCTCGCGGGGCTGGTGGGCGCGGGCCGCACCGAGCTGGCGATGAGCGTCTTCGGCCGCTCCTACGGGCGGTACGCGGGCGGTACCGTACGGCTCGGCGGCCGGCCGGCCGTGCTGCGCTCCGTGCCGCAGGCGGTGGCGCACGGCCTCGCGTACGTCACGGAGGACCGCAAGACGTACGGCCTGAACCTGCTGGACAGCGTGCACCGCAACCTCTCGCTGGCCGCGCTGTCCGCACTGGCCAGGCGCGGCGTGGTCGACCGGCACGCGGAGCGGCGCGCCGCCGAGGAGCTGCGCGCTTCACTGGGCATCAGGTCGCGCACCGTCTTCGAGCCCGTCGGGCAGCTCAGCGGCGGCAACCAGCAGAAGGTGGTGCTGGGCAAGTGGCTGCTCGCCGAGCCGGAGGTGCTGATCCTCGACGAGCCGACCCGGGGCGTGGACGTGGGCGCCAAGTACGAGATCCACACGGTGATCGGGCAGCTGGCCGCGCGCGGCAAGGCGGTGCTGCTGATCTCCTCCGAACTCCCCGAGCTGCTGGGCCTGTGCGACCGCCTCTACACGATGGCGGCCGGGCGGGTGACCGGCGAGCTGCCCCGCGCGCGGGCCTCGCAGGAGGCGCTGATGCGCCTGATGACCGCCGAGCCGCCGCGTCCCGCCGGACCGCCGGCCCCCCGCCCCTGCCCCACGGACGAGAACTGA
- the chvE gene encoding multiple monosaccharide ABC transporter substrate-binding protein produces MTGPARIPRRTALSTAFALALGLTACGQEAKGGSRYRPGGSGGGTVGIAMPTKASERWLADGRNMVREFAAKGYRADLQYGDDRVENQLAQLENMVAKGHRLLVVAAIDGSALTDVLRRAKEAGIGVIAYDRLVLGTPDVDYYASFDNARVGRLQGRYIADKLRLEARADERFTIELFAGSPDDNNTRYFWNGAMAELRPYLRRGQFVVRSGQTALNQATTLRWDGGTAQKRMDDLLSKYYGTARLDAVLSPYDGISLGVISALKSVGYGGSGRPYPVVTGQDAELAAVKSILAGQQTQTVYKDTRKLARQAVRMGDAVLHGRKPQVNDVKTYHNGVRVVPAFLLDPVSVDRGNARILVEEGYLKAADLGGAL; encoded by the coding sequence ATGACCGGGCCGGCGCGCATACCGCGCCGCACGGCCCTATCGACGGCCTTCGCCCTCGCCCTCGGCCTGACCGCCTGCGGCCAGGAGGCCAAGGGCGGCAGCCGTTACCGGCCCGGCGGCTCCGGCGGCGGCACGGTCGGCATCGCGATGCCGACCAAGGCGTCCGAGCGGTGGCTGGCCGACGGCCGCAACATGGTCCGCGAGTTCGCGGCCAAGGGCTACCGGGCCGACCTCCAGTACGGCGACGACCGGGTGGAGAACCAGCTCGCGCAGCTGGAGAACATGGTCGCCAAGGGGCACCGGCTGCTGGTCGTGGCGGCGATCGACGGCTCCGCGCTCACCGATGTGCTGCGCCGTGCGAAGGAGGCGGGCATCGGGGTGATCGCGTACGACCGCCTGGTGCTCGGCACCCCGGACGTCGACTACTACGCCTCCTTCGACAACGCGCGCGTCGGCCGCCTCCAGGGCCGCTACATCGCCGACAAGCTGCGGCTGGAAGCGCGCGCGGACGAGCGGTTCACCATCGAGCTGTTCGCGGGATCGCCCGACGACAACAACACCCGGTACTTCTGGAACGGCGCGATGGCCGAACTCCGCCCGTACCTGCGTCGCGGACAGTTCGTCGTCCGCAGCGGCCAGACCGCGCTCAACCAGGCGACCACCCTGCGCTGGGACGGCGGCACGGCGCAGAAGCGGATGGACGACCTGCTCAGCAAGTACTACGGGACGGCCCGGCTGGACGCGGTGCTCTCCCCGTACGACGGCATCTCCCTCGGCGTCATCTCGGCACTGAAGAGCGTCGGTTACGGCGGTTCCGGCCGCCCGTACCCGGTCGTGACCGGGCAGGACGCGGAGCTGGCCGCCGTGAAGTCGATTCTGGCCGGGCAGCAGACACAGACCGTCTACAAGGACACCCGCAAGCTCGCGCGGCAGGCGGTGCGGATGGGCGACGCAGTGCTGCACGGCAGGAAGCCGCAGGTCAACGACGTGAAGACGTACCACAACGGGGTGCGGGTGGTGCCCGCTTTCCTGCTCGACCCGGTCAGCGTGGACCGCGGCAACGCCCGGATCCTGGTCGAGGAGGGCTATCTGAAGGCCGCGGACCTGGGCGGTGCCCTGTGA
- a CDS encoding zinc-dependent alcohol dehydrogenase yields the protein MNAPARTRSVLVEGPVRHRLVSAPTPSPGPGEALIHVAAAGLCGSDREVYDGGRPAPYVRYPLVPGHEWAGTVAAVGGGVPAGLLGRKVVGENFRTCLACDRCRAGETSLCAAAYDETGFTRPGAFADTLVVPARLLHPLPDDADLGAAALLEPAAVAAAAALAARAVPGERIAVLGAGTLGLLAVRLLAAVSPAELIAVDPRRARAEQALAMGATGARSPGPGPGGFDVVVETAGAPGTAATAVELARRGGRVVLVGLPGSAARGLDPVRLVTDHLTVRGVFGAPSAAWTHAVRAFTTGLLDPAPLITHTLPLERWGEAVALMGGGDPEVGKVLVRPGA from the coding sequence GTGAACGCGCCCGCGCGCACCCGGTCCGTCCTCGTCGAAGGCCCGGTCCGGCACCGCCTGGTGAGCGCGCCCACCCCCTCCCCCGGTCCCGGCGAGGCGCTGATCCACGTAGCGGCGGCGGGCCTGTGCGGCAGCGACCGCGAGGTGTACGACGGCGGGCGGCCCGCCCCGTACGTCCGCTACCCGCTCGTCCCCGGCCACGAGTGGGCGGGCACGGTCGCGGCGGTCGGCGGCGGGGTGCCGGCCGGGCTGCTCGGCCGCAAGGTCGTCGGCGAGAACTTCCGTACCTGCCTGGCCTGCGACCGCTGCCGGGCCGGCGAGACCTCACTGTGCGCCGCCGCGTACGACGAGACCGGCTTCACCCGGCCCGGCGCGTTCGCGGACACCCTGGTGGTGCCCGCCCGGCTGCTGCACCCGCTTCCCGACGACGCGGATCTCGGTGCGGCCGCGCTGCTGGAACCGGCCGCGGTCGCCGCCGCTGCCGCGCTGGCCGCCCGCGCGGTGCCCGGCGAGCGGATCGCGGTGCTGGGCGCGGGCACCCTCGGGCTGCTGGCCGTACGGTTGCTGGCCGCCGTCTCCCCCGCCGAGCTGATCGCCGTCGATCCGCGCCGGGCCCGCGCCGAACAGGCCCTGGCGATGGGCGCGACCGGCGCCCGCTCCCCCGGTCCGGGGCCCGGCGGCTTCGACGTGGTGGTGGAGACCGCGGGCGCGCCCGGCACCGCCGCGACGGCGGTGGAACTCGCCCGCCGGGGCGGCCGGGTGGTCCTGGTCGGACTGCCGGGCTCCGCCGCCCGCGGCCTCGATCCGGTGCGCCTGGTCACGGACCACCTCACCGTGCGCGGCGTCTTCGGCGCGCCGTCCGCCGCCTGGACCCATGCCGTACGGGCCTTCACCACCGGTCTGCTGGACCCGGCGCCGCTGATCACCCACACGCTCCCGCTGGAGCGCTGGGGCGAGGCCGTGGCGCTGATGGGCGGCGGCGATCCGGAGGTGGGGAAGGTGCTGGTGCGGCCGGGGGCGTAG
- a CDS encoding mandelate racemase/muconate lactonizing enzyme family protein produces the protein MRITGISTQVVGTPWRNLTYVQVHTDEGLTGVGETRMLGRTDALLGYLAEAADHHLTGSDPFAVEDLVRRMKYGDYGRAGEIVMSAVACVETACWDIKGKALGVPVWQLLGGRVRDRVKAYANGWYTTERTPEGYHAAARAVVERGYRALKIDPFGTGHLELDPAATRYAVSLIEAVRDAIGPDRELMVEMHGRFSPATAVRLARELAPFDPAWLEEPVPPENLKALAKVAGKVDTPIATGERIHDRIEFRELFESQAADIVQPDVGHFGGILETRKLAATAETHYMMVAPHNVGGGVLTAASLQLAGCTPNFKILEHFNDFADSDIKRVVKGAPEVVDGYFTLPDAPGLGVELDTDAAAEFPQQPARFDLWAEGWERREAGAGRR, from the coding sequence GTGCGCATCACCGGTATCAGCACGCAGGTCGTCGGCACCCCCTGGCGCAACCTCACCTACGTACAGGTCCACACCGACGAGGGCCTCACCGGCGTCGGCGAGACCCGCATGCTGGGCCGCACCGACGCCCTCCTCGGCTACCTGGCCGAAGCGGCGGACCACCACCTCACCGGCTCCGACCCGTTCGCCGTCGAGGACCTGGTGCGGCGCATGAAGTACGGCGACTACGGGCGCGCCGGGGAGATCGTCATGTCCGCCGTCGCGTGCGTGGAGACGGCCTGCTGGGACATCAAGGGCAAGGCGCTCGGCGTACCGGTGTGGCAGCTGCTCGGCGGCCGGGTGCGCGACCGCGTCAAGGCGTACGCCAACGGCTGGTACACCACCGAGCGCACACCGGAGGGCTACCACGCCGCCGCCCGCGCCGTGGTGGAACGCGGCTACCGGGCCTTGAAGATCGACCCGTTCGGCACCGGCCACCTCGAACTCGACCCGGCCGCCACCCGCTACGCCGTCTCGCTCATCGAGGCCGTACGGGACGCCATCGGCCCGGACCGCGAGCTGATGGTGGAGATGCACGGGCGGTTCAGCCCCGCCACCGCGGTCCGGCTCGCCCGCGAGCTGGCGCCCTTCGACCCGGCGTGGCTGGAGGAACCCGTACCGCCGGAGAACCTGAAGGCGCTGGCCAAGGTCGCCGGCAAGGTGGACACGCCGATCGCGACCGGGGAGCGGATCCACGACCGGATCGAGTTCCGCGAGCTGTTCGAGTCGCAGGCGGCGGACATCGTCCAGCCGGACGTGGGCCACTTCGGCGGCATCCTGGAGACCCGCAAGCTCGCCGCGACCGCCGAGACGCACTACATGATGGTCGCGCCGCACAACGTCGGCGGCGGGGTGCTGACCGCGGCCTCCCTCCAACTAGCGGGCTGCACCCCCAACTTCAAGATCCTGGAGCACTTCAACGACTTCGCCGACTCCGACATCAAGCGCGTGGTCAAGGGCGCGCCCGAGGTCGTGGACGGCTACTTCACCCTGCCCGACGCGCCCGGCCTGGGCGTCGAACTGGACACCGACGCGGCGGCCGAGTTCCCGCAGCAGCCGGCCCGCTTCGACCTGTGGGCCGAAGGGTGGGAGCGGCGCGAAGCGGGCGCCGGGCGCCGGTGA
- a CDS encoding alpha-L-arabinofuranosidase C-terminal domain-containing protein, with amino-acid sequence MASDDQRPGAVPGGPGRRTVITALGATALTEALRTGAAPSAAAEPGPALPAPVAHWAFEEGRGGTAADSSGHGRTLTLRGGAAWGDGHTGHGLALAGRACATAAGPAVDTAHGFTLTARVRLTATDGFRTAVALDGTAVSACYLQLRDDTRAFAFTRLPRDAADANGAAAIAGAGFAPEAGRWYHLAGVADAAAGVLRLYVDGVPEGEAPAPGGWRATGATTVGRGLFAGAEADHFQGAIDDVRCYDTALSGAQIARLAGVPERDTTPLLTVDARRPGPTVPPRLGGIFFEDINHSGEGGLYAELVNNRSFMADPRTPLHWSALGGATIALDPTAPLNEALTRSLRITVRGPGSGAANDGYWGIPVRPATTYRASYYAKADGRTGPLTLALTGTDGTVYARAAAPAPGRDWRRHDLTLRTPPTAPTTTDARLTVTTAGATGRTGTLWLAQVSLFPPTHRNRPNGLRPDLMAALAALRPAFLRFPGGNYLEGNVIADRFDWKKTIGPVERRPGHRNSAWGYWSTDGLGLPEYLQMAEDLDCEPVLCVYAGYSLKGEHVTGEALRPFVQDALDQIEYITGPAGSTWGARRAADGHPAPYPLRYVEIGNEDWFDTSGSYEERYAAFHDALTRAYPHLKLIATTPVRSRPHDLIDEHYYRSPAAFAAGAHFYDRRDRATPKVFVGEWAAQEGRPTPNLRAALGDAAWLTGIIRNSDHVVMECYAPLFSHVRDNTWATNLIAYDGLTSYHSPSSYAQQLLRTHRGDTVLPTGVRALPGLSAVTTRDTRTGRLYLAVVNTGGTPRTTSVRVDGVRTVGPAGRAEILSGPGPEATNTLGDPTAVVPRSVPLNGLGTRFTYTFPAYSVTVLRLYGG; translated from the coding sequence ATGGCGAGCGACGACCAGCGCCCGGGAGCGGTCCCGGGCGGGCCCGGACGAAGAACCGTGATCACCGCGCTGGGCGCGACGGCCCTGACCGAAGCGCTGCGCACCGGGGCGGCACCGTCCGCCGCGGCGGAACCTGGCCCCGCGCTGCCCGCCCCCGTCGCCCACTGGGCCTTCGAGGAAGGCCGCGGCGGTACCGCCGCCGACAGTTCCGGCCACGGCCGCACCCTCACCCTGCGCGGCGGGGCCGCCTGGGGCGACGGCCACACCGGCCACGGCCTCGCCCTGGCCGGACGCGCCTGCGCCACCGCCGCCGGACCCGCCGTCGACACCGCGCACGGCTTCACCCTCACCGCCCGGGTCCGCCTCACCGCCACCGACGGCTTCCGTACCGCCGTCGCCCTCGACGGCACCGCCGTCAGCGCCTGCTACCTCCAACTGCGCGACGACACCCGGGCGTTCGCCTTCACCCGGCTGCCCAGGGACGCGGCCGACGCCAACGGCGCCGCCGCGATCGCCGGCGCGGGCTTCGCCCCCGAGGCGGGGCGCTGGTACCACCTCGCCGGCGTCGCCGACGCGGCGGCAGGCGTCTTACGGCTGTACGTCGACGGCGTACCGGAGGGCGAGGCGCCCGCCCCGGGAGGCTGGCGGGCCACCGGCGCCACCACCGTCGGCCGCGGCCTGTTCGCCGGTGCCGAGGCGGACCACTTCCAGGGCGCGATCGACGACGTGCGCTGCTACGACACCGCCCTGAGCGGCGCGCAGATCGCCCGGCTGGCCGGCGTGCCGGAGCGGGACACCACACCGCTGCTCACCGTCGACGCCCGCCGCCCCGGCCCCACCGTCCCGCCCCGGCTCGGCGGCATCTTCTTCGAGGACATCAACCACAGCGGCGAAGGCGGCCTGTACGCCGAACTCGTCAACAACCGCAGCTTCATGGCCGATCCCCGCACCCCGCTGCACTGGAGCGCCCTCGGCGGCGCCACGATCGCCCTGGACCCCACCGCGCCCCTCAACGAAGCGCTCACCCGGTCCCTGCGGATCACCGTGCGCGGCCCCGGCTCCGGCGCGGCCAACGACGGCTACTGGGGCATCCCCGTACGCCCTGCCACCACCTACCGCGCCTCCTACTACGCCAAGGCCGACGGCCGCACCGGCCCGCTCACCCTCGCCCTCACCGGCACCGACGGCACCGTGTACGCGCGGGCCGCCGCACCGGCCCCCGGCCGCGACTGGCGCCGCCACGACCTGACCCTGCGCACCCCGCCCACCGCCCCGACCACCACCGACGCGCGGCTGACCGTGACCACCGCGGGCGCCACCGGCCGCACGGGCACCCTGTGGCTCGCCCAGGTCTCGCTCTTCCCGCCGACCCACCGGAACCGCCCCAACGGCCTGCGCCCCGACCTGATGGCCGCGCTCGCCGCGCTGCGCCCCGCCTTCCTGCGCTTCCCCGGCGGCAACTACCTCGAAGGCAACGTGATCGCCGACCGCTTCGACTGGAAGAAGACCATCGGCCCCGTCGAACGGCGCCCCGGCCACCGCAACTCCGCCTGGGGCTACTGGTCCACCGACGGCCTCGGCCTGCCCGAATACCTCCAGATGGCCGAGGACCTGGACTGCGAGCCGGTGCTGTGCGTGTACGCGGGCTACTCGCTCAAGGGCGAGCACGTCACCGGCGAGGCCCTGCGGCCCTTCGTGCAGGACGCGCTGGACCAGATCGAGTACATCACCGGGCCCGCCGGCTCCACCTGGGGCGCGCGGCGCGCCGCCGACGGCCATCCCGCACCGTACCCGCTCAGGTACGTGGAGATCGGCAACGAGGACTGGTTCGACACCTCCGGCTCGTACGAGGAGCGCTACGCGGCCTTCCACGACGCGCTCACCCGTGCGTACCCGCATCTGAAGCTCATCGCGACCACCCCCGTCCGCAGCCGCCCCCACGACCTCATCGACGAGCACTACTACCGCTCACCCGCCGCCTTCGCGGCCGGCGCCCACTTCTACGACCGGCGCGACCGCGCCACCCCGAAGGTCTTCGTGGGCGAATGGGCGGCCCAGGAAGGCCGCCCCACCCCCAACCTGCGGGCCGCGCTCGGCGACGCCGCCTGGCTCACCGGCATCATCCGCAACAGCGACCACGTGGTGATGGAGTGCTACGCGCCCCTGTTCAGCCACGTCCGCGACAACACCTGGGCCACCAACCTCATCGCGTACGACGGCCTGACCAGCTACCACTCGCCCAGCTCCTACGCGCAGCAGCTGCTGCGCACCCACCGCGGCGACACCGTGCTGCCCACCGGGGTCCGCGCCCTGCCCGGCCTGAGCGCCGTCACCACCCGCGACACCCGGACCGGACGGCTGTACCTCGCCGTCGTCAACACCGGAGGCACACCGCGCACCACATCCGTACGCGTCGACGGCGTCCGGACCGTCGGCCCCGCCGGCCGGGCCGAGATCCTGTCCGGGCCGGGCCCGGAAGCGACCAACACGCTCGGCGACCCGACGGCGGTCGTGCCCCGGTCGGTGCCGCTGAACGGGCTCGGGACGCGGTTCACGTATACGTTCCCGGCGTATTCGGTCACCGTACTGCGGCTGTACGGAGGCTGA